A genomic region of Persephonella marina EX-H1 contains the following coding sequences:
- a CDS encoding segregation/condensation protein A has product MEYREKHPFDIVLKLMINGEIDPWNVDIVELADKYLNEIKNMHIPDLRLASKALAAAALLLKMKADALDIGDEQDEGEKISRKRVFGIKRFYTIDEIAHVLKKYIAPVIEFKPKRKYVRRKPYTRKPKTIDIPLFHATLEETIEMLEKEFQNLEGVITLSQLDHPNKAQAFVALLFLNYEEVINIYQDEHFGEIYIEKNQQKIKKIA; this is encoded by the coding sequence ATGATTAATGGTGAGATAGATCCCTGGAATGTTGATATTGTAGAACTTGCAGATAAGTACCTTAATGAGATTAAGAATATGCATATACCTGATCTCAGACTTGCGTCAAAGGCTTTAGCTGCTGCAGCCCTTCTGTTAAAGATGAAAGCTGATGCCCTTGATATTGGAGATGAACAGGATGAAGGGGAGAAGATAAGCAGAAAAAGGGTGTTTGGTATTAAGAGATTTTACACAATTGATGAGATAGCCCATGTTCTTAAGAAGTATATTGCCCCTGTGATTGAGTTTAAACCTAAAAGAAAGTATGTAAGAAGAAAGCCTTACACAAGGAAACCGAAAACGATTGATATACCTCTTTTCCACGCGACACTTGAAGAAACTATTGAGATGCTGGAAAAGGAGTTTCAGAATCTTGAAGGTGTTATAACGCTTTCCCAGCTTGATCATCCAAACAAAGCCCAGGCTTTCGTTGCGCTTCTTTTCCTTAACTATGAGGAGGTTATAAATATCTACCAGGATGAACATTTTGGTGAGATATACATAGAGAAAAATCAGCAGAAGATCAAGAAGATCGCATGA